In the genome of Leucobacter luti, one region contains:
- a CDS encoding DegT/DnrJ/EryC1/StrS aminotransferase family protein, with product MSAEFIPAAKPIIGDEERAAVDRVLRSGMIAQGPEVAAFELEFAEHFVNGRATVAVNSGTSGQHLGLLAAGVGAGDEVIVPSFTFAATGNSVALTGATPVFADIDPQTFSLDPDSVRAAITPRTKGIMPVHLYGHPFLVDQIEAIAKEHGLAIYEDAAQAHGASWNGRPAGTIGDFAMFSLYPTKNMTSGEGGMVTCATDDLARNVRLLRNQGMETQYANEVIGFNARMTDLHAAIGRVQLTKVDAWTAQRQANAAALNAGLAGIAGLTLPYVAAEAVHVYHQYTIRVDAAERDGLRDALKAEHNIGSGVYYPIPNHRLPSLAHFAPGLELPETERAASEVLSLPVHPSLAAGDVDRIIAGVTAVLQAGA from the coding sequence ATGTCAGCAGAGTTCATCCCAGCGGCAAAGCCGATCATTGGCGACGAAGAGCGAGCTGCGGTAGACCGCGTTTTGCGCTCCGGCATGATCGCCCAAGGGCCGGAAGTGGCAGCCTTCGAATTGGAGTTCGCCGAACATTTCGTGAACGGGCGGGCCACAGTGGCCGTAAATTCAGGTACAAGTGGTCAACATCTTGGCTTGCTTGCGGCAGGTGTCGGAGCCGGCGACGAAGTGATCGTCCCCTCTTTCACGTTTGCTGCAACCGGTAACTCGGTGGCGCTCACCGGTGCGACCCCGGTGTTTGCCGACATCGATCCGCAGACCTTCTCGCTTGATCCCGATTCCGTGCGCGCGGCGATCACGCCTCGCACGAAAGGCATCATGCCGGTGCATCTGTACGGGCACCCGTTCCTCGTCGATCAGATTGAGGCGATTGCCAAGGAGCACGGCCTCGCAATCTACGAGGACGCGGCCCAGGCCCACGGTGCTTCCTGGAACGGTCGCCCGGCAGGTACCATCGGGGATTTCGCGATGTTCAGCCTCTACCCGACAAAGAACATGACGTCTGGTGAAGGCGGCATGGTGACGTGCGCGACTGACGACCTCGCGCGGAACGTGCGCCTCCTTCGCAACCAGGGCATGGAAACGCAGTATGCGAATGAGGTCATCGGCTTCAACGCGCGGATGACGGATCTGCACGCAGCGATCGGTCGCGTGCAACTCACCAAAGTCGACGCGTGGACTGCGCAGCGTCAGGCGAACGCCGCAGCGTTGAACGCCGGGCTTGCCGGGATTGCCGGGCTCACCCTGCCATACGTGGCGGCAGAAGCCGTGCACGTGTATCACCAGTACACGATCCGCGTCGATGCTGCGGAGCGGGATGGCCTGCGCGACGCGCTGAAGGCGGAGCACAACATTGGCTCCGGCGTGTACTATCCGATCCCGAACCACCGGCTCCCGTCTCTCGCACACTTCGCGCCTGGACTCGAGCTTCCCGAGACCGAGCGAGCAGCGTCCGAAGTGCTCTCGCTGCCGGTGCACCCGTCGCTCGCCGCTGGCGACGTCGATCGCATTATCGCTGGAGTCACCGCTGTGCTGCAGGCGGGGGCGTAG
- a CDS encoding DUF2304 domain-containing protein: MTLFQFLLIAAVVIAATLAVRFLPGERSLALKRIFAILFVAAAVLAIVFPGVLTAVANFFGIGRGTDLLLYVFIVAMLIFATATVRAKARSDARVTELARAVALMEVRIAERSPGATPPPEAEETSTP, from the coding sequence ATGACGCTCTTCCAGTTTCTCCTGATCGCGGCGGTCGTCATCGCGGCAACTCTCGCCGTGCGCTTTCTGCCTGGCGAGCGCTCGCTCGCGCTCAAACGAATTTTCGCCATCCTGTTTGTCGCCGCAGCGGTCCTCGCGATCGTTTTCCCCGGCGTGCTCACCGCGGTCGCCAACTTCTTCGGTATTGGCCGCGGCACTGACCTGCTGCTGTACGTATTCATAGTCGCGATGCTGATTTTCGCGACCGCAACAGTGCGCGCAAAGGCACGCAGTGACGCGAGGGTCACCGAGCTCGCACGCGCCGTCGCGCTCATGGAAGTCAGGATTGCGGAGCGGAGCCCCGGCGCCACCCCGCCTCCTGAAGCCGAGGAAACGAGCACACCGTGA
- a CDS encoding ABC transporter permease, with translation MAYVAALSDPDFDSPGKSRGLFDVFRHRYLLSLLLRKGVATRYYGSVLGWAWSYVRPAAQFLMYYLVIGVVLGANRGMDYFPVYLFAGIITVNLFSEALRNATNAITDNGSLVKKIYLPRELFPVAAVGVAFIHFLPQAAVLLVVCLFLGWTITWMQVAALLVGLIVVLVFALGLGLFFGAINVAYRDARNVVDLILMFATWASPVLYSWEMVHKLMPTWLFNLFMVNPMTTAVELFHNVFWLPLAPDSARPEHLLLNAGIGLVLALLTLLIGQFTFRKMEGNFAQHL, from the coding sequence GTGGCATATGTAGCAGCACTTTCTGACCCAGACTTTGACAGTCCGGGTAAGAGCAGGGGCCTTTTCGATGTATTTCGACATCGGTACCTCCTCTCCCTTCTGTTAAGAAAGGGAGTCGCGACTCGGTACTACGGATCTGTGCTGGGTTGGGCTTGGTCCTACGTTCGCCCCGCTGCGCAGTTCTTGATGTACTACCTCGTGATCGGGGTCGTGCTCGGAGCAAACCGGGGCATGGACTACTTCCCTGTCTATCTGTTCGCCGGCATCATCACGGTGAACCTGTTCAGCGAGGCCCTGCGCAACGCGACCAACGCGATTACCGACAACGGCTCGCTCGTGAAAAAGATTTACCTCCCACGTGAGCTATTTCCCGTTGCCGCAGTTGGTGTCGCGTTCATTCATTTCCTCCCCCAGGCAGCAGTGCTCCTCGTCGTGTGCTTGTTTCTCGGCTGGACGATCACCTGGATGCAAGTCGCGGCGCTGCTCGTCGGGCTTATCGTGGTGCTCGTGTTCGCCCTTGGCCTTGGCCTGTTCTTCGGCGCCATCAACGTCGCGTACCGCGACGCGCGAAACGTCGTAGATCTCATTCTCATGTTCGCGACGTGGGCTTCTCCGGTGTTGTACTCCTGGGAGATGGTTCACAAGCTCATGCCAACGTGGCTCTTCAACCTCTTCATGGTCAACCCCATGACCACAGCCGTCGAGCTCTTCCACAACGTGTTCTGGCTGCCCTTGGCGCCAGACTCCGCCCGGCCAGAACACCTGCTCCTCAACGCCGGGATCGGCCTCGTGCTTGCCCTCTTAACTCTGCTCATCGGGCAGTTCACGTTCCGAAAGATGGAGGGGAACTTTGCCCAGCACCTCTAA
- a CDS encoding ATP-binding cassette domain-containing protein, with protein sequence MPSTSNSPVEAVKPAIVITDVSKTFTLKHTNSFKESVVAALQRKQLSSQFNAVDGLNLEVPEGQSIALLGRNGSGKSTTLKLLSGVMRPDTGWIRTRGRIAGLLEVGAGFNPNLTGRDNVYLNAAILGMSKEETEARFDDILEFSEIGDFIDTEVKHYSSGMYSRLGFSVAVHTELDILLVDEILSVGDAAFRAKCAERMQLLREQGKTMFVVSHSASQVRQLCERGVVLQRGQIVFDGPIEEAISYMDPPKKLKAWAHPVQGRIRELHERSPARFGAPVGPELRVDRNGGGSWQRFQNGIITASDSLRSDAKVVGLTNGIFLAAYMRSGGPEGPWGFMAGAPQGEIEKFQTRQMTFQNGTAAYSIDHGLEFRAKPA encoded by the coding sequence TTGCCCAGCACCTCTAACTCTCCGGTTGAAGCAGTGAAGCCGGCGATCGTCATCACCGATGTCAGCAAAACCTTCACCCTCAAACACACCAATTCCTTCAAAGAATCAGTGGTCGCTGCACTGCAGCGGAAGCAACTTTCCTCACAGTTCAACGCAGTTGACGGCCTGAATCTCGAAGTGCCTGAAGGACAATCCATCGCGCTGCTCGGTCGCAATGGCTCAGGCAAATCAACGACACTCAAACTCCTCTCGGGTGTGATGCGCCCCGATACCGGCTGGATCCGCACTCGCGGCCGTATCGCTGGGCTCCTCGAAGTCGGGGCAGGGTTCAACCCCAACCTCACGGGCCGCGACAACGTCTACCTCAACGCGGCCATTCTCGGGATGAGTAAAGAAGAAACCGAAGCCCGATTCGATGACATCCTTGAGTTCTCCGAGATCGGAGACTTTATCGATACCGAAGTCAAGCACTATTCCTCAGGCATGTACTCCCGCCTCGGTTTTTCAGTTGCAGTGCACACCGAACTCGATATCCTCCTCGTCGATGAGATTCTCTCTGTCGGTGATGCAGCATTCCGCGCGAAATGCGCAGAACGCATGCAGCTGCTCCGCGAACAAGGGAAGACAATGTTCGTCGTGAGCCATTCAGCCAGCCAGGTCCGCCAACTCTGCGAGCGAGGCGTTGTCCTCCAACGCGGCCAGATCGTCTTCGATGGCCCCATCGAAGAAGCCATCTCCTACATGGATCCCCCGAAGAAACTCAAGGCGTGGGCCCACCCGGTGCAGGGAAGAATCCGCGAATTACACGAACGTAGCCCTGCGCGGTTCGGCGCGCCAGTGGGTCCCGAGCTCCGGGTGGATCGCAACGGCGGAGGGAGTTGGCAACGGTTCCAGAATGGGATAATCACGGCCAGTGATTCGCTCCGTTCCGATGCGAAAGTTGTGGGGCTCACGAACGGAATCTTCTTGGCGGCCTATATGCGTTCGGGCGGCCCAGAGGGACCTTGGGGATTCATGGCCGGAGCTCCGCAAGGAGAAATTGAAAAGTTTCAGACTCGGCAGATGACATTTCAGAATGGCACCGCTGCGTACAGTATCGACCACGGACTCGAGTTCAGAGCGAAGCCCGCCTAG
- a CDS encoding LicD family protein codes for MGGLASVQDDTTSELSSVRTVELPPVPVTVLSLDFYFDDHRVWSLDVRGRNGNVPSVARIPASLRPYLAGCTKLTVRDSATGEILGARELRFSDSEERVRVVDEQGVLLSVNKWGRLARTLSQFTDSHQLILERSAELTEFLLNQGLRPFIVGGTLLGAVRAGQLLPHDDDADIAYLSAHSHPADVAIEHFRLARALKNAGYQIVQHGGAHMQLHFVSPDKSLQYYIDIFAAFFTDDGCINQPFHVRGPMRRDQLLPFQEVKIGEFAFPAPADSNAWLTVNYDRDWRTPIPGYRLRTKPRTQRRFQNWFGSFNFKRDYWTDFFLNDHELAVESQSTWDSSADWIESVQGQLQSPQLIELGSGRSTLSSRLQNTGKRRVVASDYLPSDVLRPNNNTAEYIHLNLLRLSILQAPRDLGFQGPFDIVANHVLEQTSHFARINALRLIHMSCASGGTALATVFTVPDRGVSFSNPAKWHLELEAIAREAASLGMSAIARPLPVTSEHAALRRPHAIFFELQQGTKERTSSRETARLSKRIQRSAQSWLENRDPFGKLSTQVTALERGLDHRRRDLLRAAEVADMIEHIRAESSLSRNAANTMKDGTTQA; via the coding sequence ATGGGAGGTCTTGCCAGCGTGCAAGATGATACGACATCAGAACTCTCTAGCGTGCGGACGGTCGAGCTCCCGCCGGTCCCCGTCACCGTGCTCTCGCTTGATTTCTATTTCGATGACCATCGTGTTTGGTCGCTCGATGTTCGGGGTCGGAACGGAAATGTTCCCTCAGTAGCAAGAATTCCTGCTTCGCTCCGGCCATATCTTGCAGGTTGCACCAAGCTGACAGTCAGAGACTCTGCAACCGGCGAGATTCTCGGCGCGCGCGAGCTTCGGTTCTCTGATTCCGAAGAACGGGTCAGGGTCGTTGATGAGCAGGGTGTGCTGCTTTCGGTGAACAAGTGGGGACGGCTTGCTCGAACTCTTTCCCAGTTCACCGATTCGCACCAGCTCATTCTGGAACGATCGGCTGAGCTTACCGAGTTCCTCCTAAACCAAGGCCTTCGCCCTTTTATCGTCGGAGGAACGCTCTTGGGCGCTGTTCGTGCTGGACAGCTCCTGCCACATGATGACGACGCTGACATCGCCTACCTTTCCGCGCACTCACACCCAGCAGACGTCGCAATCGAGCATTTTCGACTCGCGCGTGCTCTCAAAAACGCCGGCTACCAGATCGTGCAACATGGCGGAGCACATATGCAGCTACACTTCGTCTCGCCTGACAAATCGTTGCAGTACTACATTGACATCTTTGCGGCGTTCTTTACAGATGACGGTTGTATCAATCAGCCCTTCCACGTCCGCGGCCCGATGCGGCGCGACCAGCTCCTTCCCTTCCAAGAAGTCAAAATTGGCGAATTCGCTTTCCCCGCCCCTGCTGATAGCAATGCCTGGCTCACAGTGAACTACGACAGGGATTGGCGCACTCCCATTCCTGGGTACCGGTTACGAACGAAGCCTCGCACACAGCGAAGATTTCAGAACTGGTTCGGTTCTTTTAACTTCAAGCGTGACTACTGGACTGACTTTTTCCTCAATGACCACGAGCTCGCGGTGGAGAGTCAGAGCACCTGGGACTCCAGCGCTGATTGGATCGAAAGTGTCCAAGGTCAGTTGCAGTCACCTCAGCTCATAGAGCTCGGGAGCGGCCGCAGCACCCTGTCCTCCCGACTACAGAACACCGGAAAACGACGAGTTGTCGCCAGTGATTACCTTCCGAGTGACGTACTACGCCCAAACAACAACACCGCCGAGTACATACATCTCAATCTCCTCCGGCTTTCAATCCTTCAGGCGCCTCGCGACCTAGGCTTTCAGGGCCCCTTTGACATCGTTGCGAACCATGTACTTGAGCAGACCTCTCACTTCGCCCGCATCAACGCGTTGAGGCTCATACACATGTCGTGCGCCAGTGGGGGAACCGCGCTCGCTACCGTTTTCACAGTGCCGGATCGAGGAGTATCGTTCAGCAATCCCGCGAAGTGGCATCTGGAACTCGAAGCGATCGCCCGGGAAGCAGCCAGTCTGGGAATGAGCGCCATCGCACGCCCACTCCCAGTGACGAGCGAGCATGCTGCGCTGCGACGTCCTCATGCAATCTTTTTCGAGCTCCAACAGGGCACCAAAGAGCGCACCTCTTCGAGAGAAACCGCACGACTCTCAAAGCGCATACAGCGCTCCGCGCAATCTTGGCTTGAGAACAGAGACCCCTTCGGCAAACTCAGTACACAGGTGACGGCGCTCGAGCGAGGTCTCGATCATCGACGACGAGATTTGCTTCGAGCTGCGGAAGTGGCAGACATGATCGAGCACATTCGCGCGGAGTCTTCGCTGTCGCGCAATGCTGCGAACACGATGAAAGACGGGACAACCCAGGCATGA
- a CDS encoding glycosyltransferase family 2 protein encodes MTSESAAAPASAGDTWVVIPLYNEATVIAEVVQGLLPEFPLVVCIDDGSSDGSGEIARRAGARVVTHPINLGQGAALQTGFDYALERGARFVVTFDADGQHRVEDAVAMLQRARAEDLAIVFGSRFLDDRTNPGILKKIVLKTAVAVTNVTTRTRLTDAHNGLRIIRADALRRIKLRQDRMAHGTEIVVQLGRTGLPYAEHPVEVIYSEYSKAKGQSLLNSVNILVDLIIR; translated from the coding sequence ATGACCTCTGAATCAGCGGCAGCGCCCGCTTCCGCTGGCGACACCTGGGTGGTGATCCCGCTCTACAACGAGGCGACCGTGATCGCTGAGGTGGTCCAGGGCCTCCTCCCCGAGTTCCCCCTGGTTGTCTGCATCGACGACGGATCGAGCGACGGCTCTGGGGAGATCGCACGGCGCGCCGGTGCCCGCGTCGTGACGCACCCCATCAATCTTGGCCAGGGCGCGGCGCTCCAAACCGGATTCGACTATGCGCTCGAACGGGGCGCTCGATTCGTTGTGACGTTCGACGCAGACGGACAGCACCGAGTCGAGGACGCGGTCGCGATGCTGCAGCGCGCCCGCGCAGAGGACCTCGCGATCGTGTTCGGTTCTCGGTTTCTCGACGACCGCACGAACCCTGGCATTCTCAAGAAGATCGTATTGAAGACCGCAGTAGCCGTGACAAATGTGACCACACGGACGCGCCTCACTGACGCCCACAACGGGCTTCGCATCATCCGGGCTGACGCGCTGCGCAGGATCAAGTTGCGCCAGGATCGTATGGCGCACGGTACAGAGATCGTCGTCCAACTCGGCCGCACCGGGCTGCCGTATGCAGAGCACCCCGTCGAAGTGATCTACTCGGAGTATTCGAAGGCCAAAGGTCAATCGCTGCTCAACTCCGTGAACATCCTCGTTGACCTGATCATTCGGTAG
- a CDS encoding DUF6541 family protein, with translation MAWIALVAPVVAAVLIIAVLGLPAALALRLRGFAIALVAVPAAFAVLALSTVVTPFVGISWSLIPALGIAILLAAALWLLRRWLGAPALSNSGRVRHAELWIGLGAAALGGSVIAVSLASGLGSPGAISQTFDANFHLNTVRYILDTGSASPFGMELTTPGSPGFYPALWHAFVALIVQLTGATIPLATNAALFVVSAVVWPIGAVALGRAVAGPSTHVTIVSGALAAAFPNFPLFLAGYGVIYPNLFALTLLPYLLVAGLQLLNLGPARRSLPLAPGTRWLLFLGALGAAVLAHPNVIHAALAWGMVPVLMVAWRALRDRPVLGPSGLLIQPAMAPALRRVGAALGVVALIVFTTAAWIFGQTYDNAWQGFYGPRSAALQLIGGTPHLAGHAWTVSLIVLLGVALAWRHRGLRWLLGSAAALAFLYWVSDGFPSSEWRTMFVGPWYNDPRRLASLVPFGALPLAVLGASAAWSMLRPGLRRFATLRARHPERTRRLLAGFAILFLLAAGQAGSFSALQSVREGYDSRKALLLDHDERALLERLDEDVPTGEVVANNPLNGSSLSYALADRAVLFPHTNGNYDPRAYTLVGTLVSDPAAACAASADLGVRFVLDFGTDYIFENAGKVWPQFAKLKQLDRSPLLTEVDREGDAVLYQITGC, from the coding sequence ATGGCTTGGATCGCCCTCGTGGCACCCGTCGTCGCGGCGGTACTGATTATTGCGGTGCTTGGTTTGCCCGCCGCGCTCGCACTCCGCCTGCGTGGTTTCGCAATCGCGTTGGTCGCCGTGCCCGCAGCATTTGCCGTACTCGCGCTCAGCACCGTCGTTACACCCTTCGTCGGAATCAGTTGGTCGCTGATTCCTGCGCTTGGCATTGCGATTCTCCTCGCCGCCGCACTGTGGCTTCTTCGCCGCTGGCTCGGCGCACCAGCCCTGTCCAACTCGGGACGCGTGCGGCACGCTGAACTCTGGATCGGGCTCGGGGCTGCCGCCCTCGGCGGCAGTGTCATTGCGGTGTCGCTGGCGTCCGGCCTTGGTTCTCCCGGAGCCATTTCCCAGACGTTTGATGCGAACTTTCATCTGAATACAGTCCGCTACATCCTCGACACAGGGTCGGCCTCGCCGTTCGGCATGGAGCTGACTACGCCTGGCTCCCCGGGGTTCTATCCGGCCCTCTGGCACGCATTCGTAGCGCTCATTGTCCAACTCACTGGGGCGACCATCCCCCTTGCGACCAATGCTGCCCTGTTCGTGGTGTCCGCGGTTGTGTGGCCAATCGGTGCCGTTGCCCTCGGCCGAGCCGTCGCGGGGCCCAGCACGCACGTCACGATTGTTTCTGGAGCTCTCGCTGCCGCATTCCCCAATTTCCCGCTCTTCCTTGCGGGGTACGGGGTGATCTACCCAAATCTGTTCGCGCTGACATTGCTGCCCTATCTGCTCGTGGCCGGGCTGCAACTGCTCAACCTTGGTCCCGCCAGACGCTCGTTGCCGCTCGCGCCTGGCACACGCTGGCTGCTCTTCCTTGGCGCGCTTGGCGCCGCGGTGCTTGCGCACCCGAACGTCATCCACGCGGCTCTCGCCTGGGGCATGGTCCCAGTGCTCATGGTTGCGTGGCGCGCACTCCGAGATCGCCCGGTACTCGGCCCGAGTGGCCTCTTGATCCAGCCAGCCATGGCCCCGGCGCTCCGGCGCGTTGGAGCGGCGCTCGGTGTTGTCGCCCTCATCGTGTTCACCACTGCCGCGTGGATCTTTGGCCAGACATATGACAACGCATGGCAGGGGTTCTACGGCCCTCGCAGTGCGGCGCTGCAGCTTATTGGTGGCACGCCCCACCTGGCAGGCCACGCTTGGACCGTTTCGCTGATCGTGCTGCTCGGTGTGGCACTGGCGTGGCGGCATCGCGGTCTGCGCTGGCTCCTGGGCTCTGCCGCGGCCCTTGCATTCCTGTACTGGGTATCCGATGGCTTCCCCTCAAGTGAGTGGCGCACCATGTTCGTCGGCCCCTGGTATAACGATCCGCGCCGGCTGGCCTCACTCGTCCCCTTCGGCGCACTGCCACTCGCCGTGCTCGGAGCGTCAGCTGCATGGTCCATGTTGCGGCCCGGTCTCCGTCGGTTTGCGACGCTACGTGCCCGCCATCCAGAGCGCACGCGCCGACTGCTCGCTGGCTTTGCCATCCTTTTCCTGCTCGCTGCTGGACAGGCCGGGTCATTCTCGGCGCTGCAGTCGGTACGGGAGGGGTATGACAGCCGCAAGGCATTGTTGCTCGATCATGACGAGCGAGCACTCCTCGAGCGCCTTGATGAGGATGTGCCTACTGGTGAGGTCGTTGCGAACAACCCGCTGAACGGGAGTTCACTCAGCTACGCACTCGCCGATCGCGCCGTGTTGTTCCCGCACACGAACGGGAACTATGACCCTCGCGCCTACACGCTCGTCGGCACCCTGGTGTCTGATCCGGCCGCCGCCTGCGCGGCTTCCGCGGACCTAGGCGTGAGATTCGTGCTTGATTTCGGGACTGACTATATCTTCGAGAATGCAGGGAAGGTCTGGCCTCAGTTCGCCAAGCTGAAACAGCTTGACCGGTCCCCTCTCCTCACCGAGGTCGACCGCGAGGGCGACGCGGTGCTCTACCAAATCACGGGCTGCTAA
- a CDS encoding acyl-ACP--UDP-N- acetylglucosamine O-acyltransferase → MSTQISPQAFIGEGVILGADVTVGPGAVVLGPCVIEDGAWIGPGAQIGAPPEMSSLRQNAAWTGDLEHAGVRIGAGAVIREGAVIHQGTYRETSVGPRSWVLNRAYLAHDVLLGSDATVSAGVSVGGHCIIGDRVNIGMNAVVHQRRVIAHGAMVGMGTPVTRDVPPFAKVYGTPPRLAGVNAVGIERAGHDAALTAVLLAHYNSGDFFTGTDWVPDELGTLGTAIAWWRAQGELEPMRVQVQSKPAN, encoded by the coding sequence ATGTCTACTCAAATCAGTCCACAGGCCTTTATTGGCGAGGGCGTCATCCTCGGAGCCGATGTCACCGTCGGTCCCGGTGCGGTAGTCCTCGGACCGTGCGTCATCGAGGATGGCGCTTGGATCGGGCCTGGCGCGCAGATCGGCGCTCCGCCCGAGATGTCGAGCCTCCGCCAGAATGCCGCTTGGACCGGTGATTTGGAGCACGCCGGAGTGCGAATCGGCGCTGGCGCCGTGATTCGTGAGGGCGCAGTGATCCACCAGGGCACCTACCGCGAAACATCCGTTGGTCCCCGAAGCTGGGTATTGAATCGCGCATACCTCGCACACGACGTGCTACTCGGCTCCGACGCGACCGTGTCAGCAGGCGTATCCGTTGGCGGCCACTGCATCATCGGTGACCGAGTGAACATCGGCATGAACGCCGTCGTGCACCAGCGCCGCGTAATCGCTCACGGTGCAATGGTTGGAATGGGCACGCCCGTGACGCGTGACGTACCGCCGTTTGCAAAGGTCTACGGCACCCCTCCGCGCTTGGCGGGCGTGAACGCTGTCGGGATTGAGCGTGCAGGGCACGACGCAGCGCTTACCGCGGTGTTGCTCGCGCACTACAACAGTGGTGACTTCTTCACCGGCACAGACTGGGTGCCAGACGAGCTCGGCACGCTCGGTACTGCGATTGCCTGGTGGCGAGCGCAGGGGGAACTGGAGCCGATGCGAGTACAGGTGCAGTCAAAACCGGCAAACTAG
- a CDS encoding glycosyltransferase family 2 protein, whose amino-acid sequence MTDQNTPATLEEERRETVAAVIVTFNRVDKLPRTLESVLGQDYPCSTVVVINNASTDETREFLDATEDPRIVVRHLQENRGGAGGFEYGMALGHELGADYVWVMDDDCYPAPDALRILIEQRNAVAETLNKPVPFACSVVKAIDGALCEMNNPITTWDWPRAFLAGLNSMRVVECTFVSVLFPRYVLSEAGLPLAEYFIWFDDKEFTKRLSARYAPGIVAMDSIVIHDMGVNAGVNYREVTAANLWKFASGARNQSSYRWHFEGSGSYHAYRRRVLDQMRSARVPQSVQRHMREALKSGKSFAPVPKFPAELRDDLQLDVGRIADAPPAAIVPQPAVPFASNAKQVGPQRKRKSKKQSRLSRLVQRSRRQPVSPAQLHRLQVRINLLQSELDEYEAHGKTLDALVETLEAKLAPVNDALPTNGAASSVSK is encoded by the coding sequence ATGACCGATCAGAACACTCCTGCAACGCTCGAGGAGGAGCGTAGAGAAACCGTTGCCGCCGTCATCGTGACGTTTAATCGTGTCGACAAGTTACCCCGGACGCTCGAGTCAGTATTGGGCCAGGATTACCCGTGCTCGACTGTCGTAGTCATCAACAATGCGTCAACAGACGAAACGCGTGAGTTTCTCGATGCGACGGAAGACCCCCGTATCGTGGTGCGTCACCTCCAAGAGAACCGTGGCGGCGCTGGGGGGTTCGAGTATGGGATGGCCCTGGGTCACGAGCTCGGCGCTGACTACGTTTGGGTGATGGACGACGATTGCTATCCTGCCCCAGATGCTTTGAGGATCCTGATCGAGCAGCGCAACGCCGTTGCAGAAACCTTGAACAAGCCTGTGCCTTTTGCGTGTTCAGTCGTGAAAGCGATCGATGGTGCACTCTGCGAAATGAACAACCCGATTACCACTTGGGATTGGCCCCGTGCATTCCTTGCTGGCCTCAATTCAATGCGTGTCGTTGAGTGCACATTCGTCTCAGTGCTGTTCCCTCGCTACGTCCTCTCAGAGGCAGGACTTCCACTCGCGGAGTACTTCATCTGGTTCGATGACAAAGAATTCACGAAGCGTCTTTCCGCGCGTTATGCACCCGGTATCGTTGCAATGGACAGCATCGTGATTCATGATATGGGCGTAAACGCAGGTGTGAATTATCGCGAGGTCACTGCTGCAAATCTCTGGAAATTTGCAAGCGGTGCGCGAAATCAGAGTTCGTACCGATGGCACTTTGAAGGATCGGGATCGTATCATGCGTACCGGCGCAGAGTCCTTGATCAAATGCGATCGGCGCGAGTCCCCCAGAGCGTCCAGCGACACATGCGCGAAGCGCTGAAGAGCGGCAAATCATTCGCGCCTGTCCCCAAGTTCCCTGCTGAGCTACGCGATGACCTCCAGCTTGACGTCGGAAGGATTGCGGACGCACCTCCCGCTGCGATTGTGCCGCAGCCAGCAGTTCCTTTTGCTTCCAATGCGAAACAGGTCGGTCCTCAGCGGAAGCGGAAGTCGAAGAAGCAATCACGACTCTCCCGCCTTGTTCAGCGTTCCCGGCGCCAGCCAGTGAGTCCTGCACAGTTGCATCGCTTGCAAGTCAGGATCAACCTTCTCCAAAGTGAGCTCGATGAGTACGAAGCGCACGGAAAGACGCTTGACGCGCTCGTCGAGACGCTCGAAGCGAAACTCGCGCCTGTGAATGATGCCCTCCCGACGAACGGGGCAGCTTCCAGCGTTAGTAAGTAG